From a region of the Vanrija pseudolonga chromosome 2, complete sequence genome:
- the pepF_0 gene encoding Serine-type carboxypeptidase F, producing MLIAPLVAAILAVPALASRSPFGRVHPLRAYEPEGIARREAFERAALQARAPTNDTNTNTTVSYRYKTPKTEPYLVTALPDVTFNFGELYSGSVAVDANNQTEGSLFFFFAPKAGDPVNEVTIWLNGGPGCSSLEGFIQENGPIIWEPGTIAPVANPYSWNNLTNMLWVDQPIGTGFSAGTPYATSQEEIAAAFAKFFKNWQDIFGIQNYKIYVTGESYAGRYVPYISAEFINQNNTANFDLAGALVYDPVIGDMSQVQTQFPTLGHVEANLNIWGFNDTFMNQLAAIHKECGYQDYLNKYLVFPASGVQPPPGNVTDRCDINDLVFEEEFSINTCFNPYFISQACPVPYDILGMPGTFQYSPPGNPPYFTRPDVVAAIHAPTSFQWKECAAGNVFVKGVDKSALSIEKVLPQVIEKTNRVLISNGDFDFVVMTNGTLLEIQNMTWNGHLGFQSPPYEPWILDTVDVRYDDVFLASGLDGIKGPRGQQGYYHEERGLMWVQTFQAGHMQPEYQPRAAYRHLEWVLGRVQSISDASAPASSSTNSSSGTPSSAPSSQRDSGSAEREPAVVAALLVCLVVSFHSMLA from the exons ATGTTGATCGCCCCGCTGGTTGctgccatcctcgccgtcccgGCACTGGCCTCGAGATCCCCGTTCGGCCGGGTTCATCCTCTGCGGGCCTACGAGCCTGAGGGGATTGCTCGGAGGGAAGCgttcgagcgcgccgccttgCAGGCCAGGGCTCCCACTAATGACACGAACACGAATACCACTGTCTCGTACCGGTACAAGACGCCGAAGACTGAGC CATACCTCGTCACTGCGCTCCCGGATGTGACCTTCAACTTTGGCGAGCTGTACTCGGGCTCGGTGGCCGTGGATGCCAACAACCAGACCGAGGGCagcctcttcttcttctttgCGCCCAAGGCCGGCGACCCAGTGAACGAGGTCACCATCTGGCTTAACGGCGGTCCAGGATGCTCGAGTCTCGAGGGCTTCATCCAGGAGAATGGCCCGATCATCTGGGAGCCGGGAACCATTGCCCCCGTGGCGAACCCGTACTCGTGGAACAACTTGACCAACATGCTCTG GGTCGATCAGCCGATCGGAACTGGCTTCTCCGCTGGCACGCCGTACGCCACGTCCCAGGAGGAGATCGCGGCTGCCTTCGCCAAGTTCTTCAAGAACTGGCAGGATATCTTCGGGATCCAGAACTACAAGATCTATGTCACGGGCGAGAGCTACGCCGGAAGATACGTGCCCTACATCTCGGCCGAGTTCATCAACCAGAACAACACGGCCAACTTTGACCTTGCAGGTGCGCTTGTCTACGACCCGGTTATCGGCGACATGTCACAAGTGCAGACACAGTTCCCCACCCTGGGACATGTGGAGGCCAATCTCAACATATGGGGATTCAACGACACATTCATGAACCAGCTCGCTGCGATCCACAAGGAGTGCGGGTACCAGGACTACTTGAACAAGTACCTTGTCTTCCCAGCCTCTGGCGTCCAGCCGCCACCTGGCAACGTTACAGACCGGTGCGACATCAACGACTTGGTCTTCGAGGAGGAATTCAGCATCAATACATGCTTCAACCCCTACTTTATT AGCCAAGCTTGCCCGGTGCCCTACGACATCTTGGGCATGCCGGGAACTTTCCAGTACAGCCCGCCGGGCAACCCGCCGTACTTCACTAGGCCggatgtcgtcgccgccatccaCGCTCCGACGAGCTTCCAATGGAAGGagtgcgccgccggcaacgtGTTCGTCAAGGGTGTCGACAAGAGCGCCTTGTCGATCGAAAAGGTCCTCCCCCAAGTGATTGAGAAGACGAACCGTGTTCTCATCTCCAATGGCGACTTTGACTTTGTGGTCATGACCAACGGCACGCTCCTGGAAATCCAGAACATGACCTGGAACGGACACCTCGGATTCCAGTCCCCGCCGTACGAGCCCTGGATCCTCGATACCGTGGATGTCCGCTACGACGACGTGTTCCTCGCGTCTGGTCTGGACGGCATCAAGGGCCCGCGCGGCCAGCAGGGCTACTACCATGAGGAGCGCGGCTTGATGTGGGTGCAGACCTTCCAGGCCGGGCACATGCAGCCCGAGTAccagccgcgcgcggcatACCGACACCTCGAGTGGGTCCTGGGGCGTGTGCAGTCGATTTCCGACGCGAGCGCtccggcgtcctcctccaccaaCTCTTCTAGCGGCACGCCGTCTTCCGCCCCCAGCAGCCAGCGggacagcggcagcgcggaACGCGAGCCGGCGGTAGTTGCAGCCCTGCTCGTGTGCCTTGTTGTATCGTTCCACTCTATGCTTGCATGA